A stretch of Corvus hawaiiensis isolate bCorHaw1 chromosome 8, bCorHaw1.pri.cur, whole genome shotgun sequence DNA encodes these proteins:
- the R3HCC1L gene encoding coiled-coil domain-containing protein R3HCC1L: MQQEAEGSRTRRRKPDMALYVPKARREREAKAAGDARVGHRWEPENHCLVQDAGWGSGEGQRPSPRARTQAGRAARRENKVDSGPKELRTASARHSHRMGGSCPIALESLEASPSVCEPCPDPAVAQPWDRQDKASHEGPGELSHGHRMIRTEPDPPSPPSAQTGAVKATPEPGDDPTSPTPAASPALVCQTGLSDVLEHLGDSTPDPAGNLSQSLGEAVLESEGVGNHDRVPRLVGLKAWEEEREEDRSLLAEQSKGCATGLLKEEETWGGRAELPGESTLCAPGASCEPVLLGGSVGGVPVLPGGSTPRQGMGSPSQLLPVMEESTAGAGDPGEEGDLVSAVEKAGSTSASACRDGSAGAESSPWDGAPLESCEPPLPLELLCHGMEGISPASWAKELARPDEDMGSLQKHQEAEKEEKGLHSSSPKEGQSSASAETLSQTSPGAEESWDVLFNDDGDCLDPRLLEELSGSVKHQESQQSPRFNYYGAEPAAPDISDDELPHVIEIYDFPSDFRTEDLMRVFCSYQKKGFDIKWVDDTHALGIFSSPITARDALSSKHLMVKTRPLSQGTRASKAKARAYAEYLQPAKERPETSAVLARRLVIGALGVRSNQTPAQRDAERRKLQEAQERKRLENKQREDAWEGRD; this comes from the exons ATGCAGCAGGAGGCGGAGGGCAGCCGGACGCGCCGCAGGAAGCCTGACATGGCCCTCTACGTGCCCAAAGCGCGGCGGGAGAGAGAGGCAAAGGCGGCAGGCGATGCACGCGTGGGGCACCGCTGGGAGCCCGAGAACCACTGCCTGGTGCAGGATGCTGGCTGGGGCAGTGGCGAGGGGCAGAGGCCAAGCCCCCGTGCCAGAAcgcaggcaggcagagcagcaaggAGGGAGAACAAGGTGGATTCCGGCCCAAAGGAGCTGCGGACAGCCTCTGCCAGGCACAGCCATAGGATGGGAGGCAGCTGCCCCATTGCACTGGAAAGCCTGGAGGCATCACCCAGCGTGTGTGAGCCATGCCCAGATCCAGCTGTTGCTCAGCCCTGGGACAGGCAGGATAAAGCATCTCATGAAGGACCCGGAGAGCTCAGCCACGGCCACAGGATGATAAGGACTGAGCCTGACCCTCCATCCCCACCGAGTGCCCAGACTGGGGCTGTGAAGGCTACCCCCGAGCCTGGGGATGACCCCACTAGCCCAACACCTGCTGCTAGCCCAGCACTGGTTTGTCAGACAGGTCTGAGTGATGTGTTGGAACACTTGGGGGACAGCACCCCAGATCCAGCTGGGAACCTCTCCCAAAGCCTGGGAGAGGCTGTCCTGGAGTCAGAAGGGGTGGGCAACCATGACAGGGTGCCCCGGTTGGTGGGTCTGAAagcctgggaggaggagagggaggaagacaggtctctcctggcagagcagagcaagggtTGTGCCACTGGGTTACTGAAGGAAGAGGAGACGTGGGGAGGAAGGGCTGAGCTTCCTGGGGAGAGCACCTTGTGTGCACCAGGAGCCAGCTGTGAACCTGTGTTGCTGGGGGGTAGCGTGGGCGGTGTGCCAGTACTCCCAGGGGGCAGCACTCCACGGCAGGGCATGGgcagcccatcccagctcctgcctgtgatGGAGGAGagcactgctggtgctggggatCCCGGTGAGGAGGGTGACCTGGTGTCTGCTGTAGAGAAAGCGGGCAGCACttctgcctctgcctgcagagatggcagtgctggggctgagaGCAGCCCATGGGACGGAGCACCTCTGGAAAGCTGTGAGCCCCCACTGCCCCTagagctgctgtgccatggcATGGAGGGGATCTCGCCTGCATCCTGGGCCAAGGAGCTGGCAAGGCCAGATGAGGATATGGGCTCGCTGCAGAAGCACCAGGAGgctgagaaggaagagaaaggtctccacagcagctctccaAAGGAAGGACAGAGCAGTGCCAGTGCTGAAACCCTGAGCCAGACCAGCCCGGGTGCCgaggagagctgggatgtgctgttCAACGATGATGGGGACTGCCTGGACCCACGCCTGCTGGAGGAG ctctcagggAGTGTGAAGCACCAGGAGAGCCAGCAGTCACCCCGCTTCAACTACTATGGGGCTGAACCTGCTGCGCCAGACATCAGCGATGATGAGCTGCCCCACGTCATCGAGATCTACGATTTCCCCTCGGATTTCCGCACTGAGGACCTGATGCGTGTCTTCTGCAGCTATCA GAAAAAAGGCTTTGATATTAAGTGGGTGGATGATACGCACGCCCTGGGCATCTTCTCCAGCCCCATAACAG CACGCGATGCCCTCAGCTCCAAGCACCTGATGGTGAAGACGCGCCCACTCTCCCAGGGCACCCGTGCCTCTAAAGCCAAAGCCAGGGCATATGCTG AATACCTGCAGCCGGCCAAGGAGCGCCCTGAAacatcagctgtcctggccaggCGGCTGGTGATTGGTGCCCTCGGGGTACGGAGCAACCAGACACCAGCCCAGCGAGACGCTGAGCGGAGGAAGCTGCAAGAAGCTCAGG AGAGGAAGCGCCTGGAGAACAAGCAGCGGGAGGATGCCTGGGAGGGCCGGGACTGA
- the LOXL4 gene encoding lysyl oxidase homolog 4 isoform X2, with protein sequence MPTGASHVLLVLLLCWVAPSRQELAPVQLRLGGPRGPAGEGRLEVLYQGRWGTVCDDGFDFHAATVACRQLGYTAAITWTHSATYGQGEGPIWLDNVRCGGSEGSLAECVHNGWGISDCHHGEDAGVVCSGQRLPGNSSHATTSGHLGEVSGLTLEEVRLKPILARAKLSMPVMEGAVEVKHNGRWRRMCDANWTRNNSRVVCGMLGFPREKHINTSFYRKLWNRKLKDPSSSLKTLSQKNNFWVHKVRCQGSEPHLARCPMQVAPPAPHQHACPHGMHAIVSCLPGPAFQKGTGKGKNKTTPGKVLPVRLRAGTHVGEGRVEVLRHGQWGTVCDKQWDLAAASVVCRQLGYGTAKQALVGARMGQGLGPIHMSNVQCTGHERSLGECRFQDAEQSGCRHEADAAVRCHMPHMDFKSQVRLAGGRNPEKGVVEVLVPVQGRLQWGAVCGAQWGLNEAMVVCRQLGLGFASHALQETWYWAGSPDASRVVMSGVRCAGTELALQQCQRHGPVHCPSGGGRFSAGVTCTAHAPDLVMNAQLVQETAYLEDRPLGLLYCAHEERCLSRSADNMQWPYGHRRLLRFSSQIHNLGRADFRPRMGRHAWTWHQCHRHFHSIEVFTHYDLLTLNGSKVAEGHKASFCLEDTNCPEGLQRRFACANFGEQGVSVGCWDTYRHDIDCQWIDITDVPPGSYTFQVVVNPKHEVAESDFSNNVMRCQCKYDGQRVWMHSCHTSDAYGADVVSDLERRERLANNLV encoded by the exons ATGCCAACTGGCGCAAGTCACgtcctgctggtgctgctgctgtgctgggttgcccccagcaggcaggagctggcccCGGTGCAGCTGCGGCTGGGGGGACCACGGGGACCAGCCGGAGAGGGCCGGCTGGAGGTGCTGTACCAGGGGCGCTGGGGCACCGTGTGCGATGACGGCTTCGACTTCCACGCGGCCACCGTCGCCTGCCGACAGCTGGGTTACACCGCAGCCATCACCTGGACCCATAGTGCCACCTACGGCCAAGGGGAAG GCCCCATCTGGCTTGACAACGTGCGGTGTGGGGGCAGCGAGGGCTCCCTGGCAGAGTGTGTCCACAATGGCTGGGGCATCAGTGACTGCCACCATGGCGAGGATGCTGGTGTGGTGTGCTCAGGACAGCGCCTGCCTGGCAACTCCTCCCACGCTACCACCTCTGGTCACCTGGGAGAG GTGTCGGGGCTCACCCTGGAGGAGGTGCGGCTCAAGCCCATTCTGGCACGGGCCAAGCTGAGCATGCCAGTGATGGAGGGTGCTGTGGAGGTGAAGCACAATGGGCGCTGGAGGCGGATGTGCGATGCCAACTGGACCAGGAACAACAGCCGTGTGGTCTGTGGGATGCTGGGCTTCCCCCGGGAGAAGCACATCAACACCAGCTTCTACCG AAAGCTCTGGAACAGGAAGCTGAAGGACCCCAGCTCCAG CCTGAAGACCCTCAGCCAGAAGAACAACTTCTGGGTACACAAGGTGCGGTGTCAGGGCTCAGAGCCCCACCTGGCCCGCTGCCCTATGCAGGTGGCCCcaccagccccacaccagcacGCCTGCCCCCACGGCATGCACGCCATTGTCAGCTGTCTCCCTGGCCCTGCCTTTCAGAAGGGCACAGGCAAGGGCAAGAACAAGACCACCCCAGGAAAG GTGCTCCCAGTGAGGCTGCGAGCAGGCACCCATGTTGGCGAGGGCCGGGTGGAGGTGCTACGCCACGGGCAGTGGGGCACCGTGTGTGACAAGCAGTGGgacctggctgcagccagcgTGGTGTGCCGGCAGCTGGGCTATGGGACAGCGAAGCAGGCCCTGGTGGGAGCCCGGATGGGACAAG GTCTGGGGCCCATCCATATGAGCAATGTACAGTGCACTGGCCATGAGCGCTCCCTGGGTGAGTGTCGCTTCCAGGACGCCGAGCAGAGTGGGTGTCGGCACGAGGCTGACGCTGCTGTCCGCTGCCACATGCCCCACATGGACTTCAAGAGCCAG GTGCGGCTGGCCGGGGGCCGCAACCCCGAGAAAGGCGTGGTGGAGGTGCTGGTGCCAGTGCAGGGGCGGCTGCAATGGGGTGCAGTGTGCGGTGCACAGTGGGGCCTGAACGAGGCCATGGTggtctgcaggcagctggggctgggctttGCCAGCCATGCCCTCCAG GAGACGTGGTACTGGGCGGGCAGCCCCGATGCCAGCCGGGTTGTGATGAGCGGGGTGCGCTGTGCTGGCACTGAGCTGGccctccagcagtgccagcgCCATGGCCCTGTCCACTGCCCCAGCGGCGGGGGACGCTTCTCAGCAGGGGTCACCTGCACTGCCC ATGCCCCAGACCTGGTGATGAATGCCCAGCTGGTGCAGGAGACAGCCTACCTGGAGGACCGGCCCCTGGGGCTGCTGTACTGTGCCCATGAGGAGCGCTGTCTCTCCCGCTCTGCTGACAACATGCAGTGGCCCTATGGCCACCGCCGCCTCCTTCGCTTCTCCTCCCAGATCCACAACCTGGGAAGAGCCGATTTCCGGCCCAGGATGGGGCGACACGCCTGGACTTGGCACCAGTGCCACCG ACACTTCCACAGCATCGAGGTCTTCACCCACTATGATCTGCTGACACTGAACGGCTCCAAGGTGGCCGAGGGGCACAAGGCCAGCTTTTGCCTGGAAGACACCAACTGCCCTGAAG GTCTGCAGCGACGCTTTGCCTGTGCCAActttggggagcagggggtgAGTGTGGGGTGCTGGGACACCTACCGCCATGACATCGACTGCCAGTGGATTGACATCACTGATGTGCCACCAGGCAGCTACACCTTCCAG GTGGTGGTGAACCCCAAGCATGAGGTGGCTGAGTCAGACTTCTCCAACAACGTGATGCGGTGCCAGTGCAAGTATGATGGGCAGCGAGTCTGGATGCACAGCTGCCACACAA GTGATGCTTATGGTGCCGATGTGGTGAGCGATCTGGAGAGACGGGAGCGCCTGGCCAACAACCTCGTGTGA
- the LOXL4 gene encoding lysyl oxidase homolog 4 isoform X1, which produces MISLHHCPAPGAQGAAAAPSLCVGPQGLIVALFSRHPTHRTTTVMPTGASHVLLVLLLCWVAPSRQELAPVQLRLGGPRGPAGEGRLEVLYQGRWGTVCDDGFDFHAATVACRQLGYTAAITWTHSATYGQGEGPIWLDNVRCGGSEGSLAECVHNGWGISDCHHGEDAGVVCSGQRLPGNSSHATTSGHLGEVSGLTLEEVRLKPILARAKLSMPVMEGAVEVKHNGRWRRMCDANWTRNNSRVVCGMLGFPREKHINTSFYRKLWNRKLKDPSSSLKTLSQKNNFWVHKVRCQGSEPHLARCPMQVAPPAPHQHACPHGMHAIVSCLPGPAFQKGTGKGKNKTTPGKVLPVRLRAGTHVGEGRVEVLRHGQWGTVCDKQWDLAAASVVCRQLGYGTAKQALVGARMGQGLGPIHMSNVQCTGHERSLGECRFQDAEQSGCRHEADAAVRCHMPHMDFKSQVRLAGGRNPEKGVVEVLVPVQGRLQWGAVCGAQWGLNEAMVVCRQLGLGFASHALQETWYWAGSPDASRVVMSGVRCAGTELALQQCQRHGPVHCPSGGGRFSAGVTCTAHAPDLVMNAQLVQETAYLEDRPLGLLYCAHEERCLSRSADNMQWPYGHRRLLRFSSQIHNLGRADFRPRMGRHAWTWHQCHRHFHSIEVFTHYDLLTLNGSKVAEGHKASFCLEDTNCPEGLQRRFACANFGEQGVSVGCWDTYRHDIDCQWIDITDVPPGSYTFQVVVNPKHEVAESDFSNNVMRCQCKYDGQRVWMHSCHTSDAYGADVVSDLERRERLANNLV; this is translated from the exons ATGATATCCCTCCACCAttgcccagctcctggggcacagggggctgcagctgcaccctCACTCTGCGTTGGTCCCCAAGGGCTCATTGTTGCACTGTTCTCCAGGCATCCCACCCACAGAACTACGACGGTGATGCCAACTGGCGCAAGTCACgtcctgctggtgctgctgctgtgctgggttgcccccagcaggcaggagctggcccCGGTGCAGCTGCGGCTGGGGGGACCACGGGGACCAGCCGGAGAGGGCCGGCTGGAGGTGCTGTACCAGGGGCGCTGGGGCACCGTGTGCGATGACGGCTTCGACTTCCACGCGGCCACCGTCGCCTGCCGACAGCTGGGTTACACCGCAGCCATCACCTGGACCCATAGTGCCACCTACGGCCAAGGGGAAG GCCCCATCTGGCTTGACAACGTGCGGTGTGGGGGCAGCGAGGGCTCCCTGGCAGAGTGTGTCCACAATGGCTGGGGCATCAGTGACTGCCACCATGGCGAGGATGCTGGTGTGGTGTGCTCAGGACAGCGCCTGCCTGGCAACTCCTCCCACGCTACCACCTCTGGTCACCTGGGAGAG GTGTCGGGGCTCACCCTGGAGGAGGTGCGGCTCAAGCCCATTCTGGCACGGGCCAAGCTGAGCATGCCAGTGATGGAGGGTGCTGTGGAGGTGAAGCACAATGGGCGCTGGAGGCGGATGTGCGATGCCAACTGGACCAGGAACAACAGCCGTGTGGTCTGTGGGATGCTGGGCTTCCCCCGGGAGAAGCACATCAACACCAGCTTCTACCG AAAGCTCTGGAACAGGAAGCTGAAGGACCCCAGCTCCAG CCTGAAGACCCTCAGCCAGAAGAACAACTTCTGGGTACACAAGGTGCGGTGTCAGGGCTCAGAGCCCCACCTGGCCCGCTGCCCTATGCAGGTGGCCCcaccagccccacaccagcacGCCTGCCCCCACGGCATGCACGCCATTGTCAGCTGTCTCCCTGGCCCTGCCTTTCAGAAGGGCACAGGCAAGGGCAAGAACAAGACCACCCCAGGAAAG GTGCTCCCAGTGAGGCTGCGAGCAGGCACCCATGTTGGCGAGGGCCGGGTGGAGGTGCTACGCCACGGGCAGTGGGGCACCGTGTGTGACAAGCAGTGGgacctggctgcagccagcgTGGTGTGCCGGCAGCTGGGCTATGGGACAGCGAAGCAGGCCCTGGTGGGAGCCCGGATGGGACAAG GTCTGGGGCCCATCCATATGAGCAATGTACAGTGCACTGGCCATGAGCGCTCCCTGGGTGAGTGTCGCTTCCAGGACGCCGAGCAGAGTGGGTGTCGGCACGAGGCTGACGCTGCTGTCCGCTGCCACATGCCCCACATGGACTTCAAGAGCCAG GTGCGGCTGGCCGGGGGCCGCAACCCCGAGAAAGGCGTGGTGGAGGTGCTGGTGCCAGTGCAGGGGCGGCTGCAATGGGGTGCAGTGTGCGGTGCACAGTGGGGCCTGAACGAGGCCATGGTggtctgcaggcagctggggctgggctttGCCAGCCATGCCCTCCAG GAGACGTGGTACTGGGCGGGCAGCCCCGATGCCAGCCGGGTTGTGATGAGCGGGGTGCGCTGTGCTGGCACTGAGCTGGccctccagcagtgccagcgCCATGGCCCTGTCCACTGCCCCAGCGGCGGGGGACGCTTCTCAGCAGGGGTCACCTGCACTGCCC ATGCCCCAGACCTGGTGATGAATGCCCAGCTGGTGCAGGAGACAGCCTACCTGGAGGACCGGCCCCTGGGGCTGCTGTACTGTGCCCATGAGGAGCGCTGTCTCTCCCGCTCTGCTGACAACATGCAGTGGCCCTATGGCCACCGCCGCCTCCTTCGCTTCTCCTCCCAGATCCACAACCTGGGAAGAGCCGATTTCCGGCCCAGGATGGGGCGACACGCCTGGACTTGGCACCAGTGCCACCG ACACTTCCACAGCATCGAGGTCTTCACCCACTATGATCTGCTGACACTGAACGGCTCCAAGGTGGCCGAGGGGCACAAGGCCAGCTTTTGCCTGGAAGACACCAACTGCCCTGAAG GTCTGCAGCGACGCTTTGCCTGTGCCAActttggggagcagggggtgAGTGTGGGGTGCTGGGACACCTACCGCCATGACATCGACTGCCAGTGGATTGACATCACTGATGTGCCACCAGGCAGCTACACCTTCCAG GTGGTGGTGAACCCCAAGCATGAGGTGGCTGAGTCAGACTTCTCCAACAACGTGATGCGGTGCCAGTGCAAGTATGATGGGCAGCGAGTCTGGATGCACAGCTGCCACACAA GTGATGCTTATGGTGCCGATGTGGTGAGCGATCTGGAGAGACGGGAGCGCCTGGCCAACAACCTCGTGTGA